In Novosphingobium sp. 9U, the following proteins share a genomic window:
- a CDS encoding diguanylate cyclase produces the protein MTGFQFDKHLTNERLQLLVGSISEYAIYMLDPEGRVVTWNAGAQRFKGYFADEIIGQHFSCFFRREDRDAGLPGRALRIAARDGRFEAEGWRVRRDGSEFWAHAILDPIRDDDGELLGYAKITRDITEVRKREQALFDSEVQFRMLVQSVRDYAIYMLDIDGHVTSWNLGAETIKGYKWSEIVGQHFSRFYTHDDQASGAPTLALQTAFDTGKFEAEARRVRKDGSPFWAHVIIEPIYNDAGEHVGFAKVTRDITEKKRLEDELTALARQDGLTGLGNRRLFDETLAREWRRTQREQMQMSLLMIDVDHFKQFNDEYGHLSGDDCLRAIAKCVLAKIKRPGDAAFRYGGEELAVILANTDSTGAQHVAERIRASVVGLSVPHGSSFTSDVVTVSIGVGSAKAGPQGAVGEPSELIRAADLALYKAKHAGRNRVMVSDVIAPPAASDPA, from the coding sequence ATGACAGGGTTCCAGTTCGACAAGCATCTGACGAATGAACGCTTGCAGCTGCTGGTCGGCTCAATCTCGGAATACGCCATCTACATGCTTGATCCCGAGGGGCGGGTTGTCACCTGGAACGCGGGTGCGCAGCGCTTCAAGGGATACTTCGCAGACGAGATTATAGGCCAACACTTCTCGTGCTTCTTTCGCCGGGAAGATCGTGACGCGGGCTTACCCGGGCGAGCGCTGAGGATAGCTGCGAGAGACGGGCGCTTTGAGGCAGAAGGCTGGAGGGTCAGAAGAGACGGGAGCGAGTTCTGGGCTCACGCCATCCTTGACCCCATTCGCGACGATGATGGTGAACTGCTCGGTTACGCCAAGATCACGCGCGACATAACGGAGGTGCGCAAGCGCGAGCAGGCGCTGTTCGATAGCGAGGTGCAATTCCGCATGCTCGTACAATCCGTGCGAGACTATGCCATCTACATGCTCGACATAGACGGGCATGTCACCAGCTGGAACCTCGGTGCAGAGACCATTAAGGGTTACAAGTGGTCCGAGATCGTCGGACAGCACTTCTCCCGCTTCTACACACATGACGATCAGGCCAGCGGGGCACCGACACTCGCACTGCAGACCGCGTTTGACACAGGCAAGTTCGAAGCTGAGGCTCGTCGTGTTCGCAAGGACGGATCGCCGTTCTGGGCTCATGTCATCATCGAACCGATCTACAATGATGCGGGGGAGCACGTCGGGTTCGCCAAGGTCACTCGCGACATCACTGAGAAGAAGAGGCTTGAAGATGAACTCACAGCGCTGGCTCGCCAGGACGGCTTGACTGGCCTGGGCAACCGGCGCCTCTTTGATGAGACACTAGCTCGCGAATGGCGCCGTACTCAGCGTGAGCAGATGCAGATGAGCTTGCTGATGATTGACGTGGATCACTTCAAGCAGTTCAACGACGAGTACGGGCATCTGTCCGGCGACGATTGCCTGCGGGCTATAGCGAAGTGCGTTCTCGCCAAAATCAAGCGACCAGGCGACGCGGCCTTTCGGTACGGTGGCGAAGAACTGGCTGTGATCCTAGCCAACACGGACAGCACTGGGGCGCAGCACGTAGCTGAGCGGATACGGGCAAGTGTCGTAGGTCTGAGCGTTCCCCACGGAAGCAGCTTCACCTCAGACGTGGTGACTGTCAGCATTGGTGTCGGCAGTGCTAAGGCCGGCCCGCAAGGCGCGGTGGGCGAGCCAAGTGAGCTCATCCGAGCCGCAGACCTTGCTCTCTACAAAGCGAAGCACGCCGGCCGCAATCGCGTGATGGTCTCGGACGTAATCGCACCACCGGCAGCGAGCGATCCGGCTTGA
- a CDS encoding ATP-dependent RecD-like DNA helicase, whose product MALGPANQTQQTGMRPHGDQIAGSVERVTFHNADTGFCVLRLKVRGQRDLVTLIGHAAAIGAGEYVEASGVWLNDRNHGLQFKAEKVEATVPTTLKGLEKYLGSGMIKGIGPVYAAKLVAAFQHDVFEVIEKEPERLREVTGIGPVREAKIIKGWSDQRAIREIIVWLYSHGVSSARAVRIFKTYGEQAIATIKADPYQLARDITGIGFKTADAIASSIGYGKEDPRRVRAGVSHALTTAMDDGHCGLPRDDLLRSGAKLLEVPEPLIEQALEDELASGEVISGVTEGREVMFLAGLYRAEQSIADRLLGLREGLLPWPAINAEVAIPWVEGRTGLELSPSQQAAMRLALLSKTCVITGGPGVGKTTLVNSILKTLAAKRVVIALAAPTGRAAKRLAESSGMEAMTLHRLLESDPGEGGFKRNEHNPLECQLLVIDEASMIDVMLMHATLKALPAGAALLLVGDVDQLPSVGPGQVLKDVIASGAVPVVRLTEVFRQAATSRIITNAHRINAGTMPDLSARGEGDFFYVQADEPGEVAEKVVDLVSRHIPRRFGFEAARDIQVLSPMQRGGAGARALNTLLQQRINPPTEEFVERFGHRYGPGDKVMHIVNDRERDIYNGDLGVVTRIDHQEAELTAIFGENEATFDFGELDALQLAYATTIHKSQGSEYPVVVLPLTMQAYTMLGRELIYTAVTRARKLLVLVGSRKALSIAVKQRQPRRWSLLRERLSK is encoded by the coding sequence ATGGCCCTCGGACCTGCCAACCAGACACAGCAGACGGGCATGCGGCCCCATGGCGACCAGATCGCCGGCTCGGTTGAGCGCGTCACGTTCCACAACGCAGACACTGGCTTTTGCGTTCTTCGGCTGAAGGTCAGGGGCCAGCGCGATCTGGTCACGCTTATTGGTCATGCGGCGGCAATCGGCGCTGGCGAGTACGTCGAGGCTAGCGGCGTGTGGCTGAACGACCGAAATCACGGCCTCCAGTTCAAGGCCGAGAAGGTCGAGGCGACTGTGCCCACCACGCTCAAGGGTCTGGAGAAGTATCTCGGATCGGGGATGATCAAGGGTATCGGCCCGGTCTACGCGGCCAAGCTCGTGGCGGCATTCCAGCACGATGTGTTCGAAGTCATCGAGAAGGAGCCTGAACGCCTCCGAGAGGTGACCGGCATTGGTCCGGTGCGCGAGGCCAAGATCATCAAGGGCTGGAGCGATCAGCGCGCCATCCGCGAGATCATCGTCTGGCTCTACAGCCATGGCGTCAGCTCGGCGCGGGCTGTGCGGATCTTCAAGACCTATGGCGAGCAGGCGATCGCCACGATCAAGGCAGATCCCTATCAACTCGCTCGAGACATCACGGGCATCGGGTTCAAGACCGCCGATGCGATCGCATCGAGCATCGGCTACGGCAAGGAGGATCCACGCCGTGTCCGCGCGGGTGTCAGCCATGCGCTGACCACTGCGATGGATGATGGCCATTGCGGACTCCCTCGGGACGATCTGCTCAGATCAGGCGCGAAACTCTTGGAAGTGCCCGAGCCATTGATCGAGCAAGCGCTGGAGGATGAACTTGCCTCCGGCGAGGTGATCTCCGGTGTGACGGAAGGGCGCGAGGTCATGTTCCTCGCCGGCCTATACCGCGCCGAGCAGTCGATAGCCGATCGGCTGCTCGGCTTGCGCGAAGGTCTGTTGCCATGGCCTGCCATAAACGCCGAGGTGGCGATCCCCTGGGTCGAGGGCAGAACGGGCTTGGAATTGTCACCAAGCCAGCAGGCAGCGATGCGCCTGGCGCTCTTGTCAAAGACTTGCGTGATTACCGGTGGCCCTGGTGTAGGCAAGACCACGCTGGTCAACTCGATCCTGAAGACCCTTGCTGCAAAGCGGGTCGTGATAGCTCTTGCCGCTCCGACTGGACGCGCCGCCAAGCGCCTGGCCGAGTCCAGCGGAATGGAAGCCATGACGCTGCACCGGCTGCTCGAAAGCGATCCAGGAGAGGGTGGCTTCAAGCGCAACGAGCATAACCCGCTCGAGTGTCAGCTGCTGGTCATCGATGAGGCCAGCATGATCGACGTGATGCTTATGCACGCGACCCTCAAGGCACTACCAGCTGGCGCCGCTTTGCTCCTGGTCGGAGACGTCGACCAGCTGCCGTCCGTCGGACCTGGGCAGGTTCTGAAGGACGTCATCGCGAGCGGTGCAGTGCCGGTTGTCCGGCTCACCGAGGTGTTCCGCCAGGCGGCTACAAGCCGCATCATCACCAACGCCCATCGGATCAATGCGGGAACCATGCCGGACCTGTCTGCGAGAGGCGAAGGGGACTTCTTCTACGTACAGGCAGACGAGCCCGGGGAGGTTGCGGAGAAAGTGGTGGACCTTGTCTCCCGGCACATTCCCCGGCGCTTCGGCTTTGAAGCGGCCCGCGACATCCAGGTTCTCTCGCCCATGCAGCGGGGCGGAGCAGGAGCGCGTGCGCTGAACACGCTGCTACAGCAGCGCATCAATCCGCCAACTGAAGAGTTCGTTGAGCGCTTTGGCCACCGATATGGACCGGGGGACAAGGTCATGCACATCGTCAACGATCGTGAACGAGACATCTACAACGGCGACCTGGGCGTCGTTACCCGGATCGATCATCAAGAGGCTGAGCTAACGGCGATCTTCGGCGAGAACGAAGCCACCTTCGACTTTGGTGAGCTGGACGCTCTCCAGCTCGCCTACGCAACGACGATCCACAAATCGCAAGGCTCGGAATACCCCGTCGTGGTTCTCCCGCTAACAATGCAGGCCTACACCATGCTCGGCCGCGAATTGATCTACACGGCCGTGACCCGAGCGCGCAAACTCCTCGTCCTGGTCGGGTCGCGAAAAGCGCTCTCCATTGCGGTCAAACAGCGGCAGCCCCGGAGATGGTCACTCCTGCGAGAGCGGCTCTCCAAGTAG
- a CDS encoding chromate resistance protein ChrB domain-containing protein, which produces MSRQEPAAALEPATLIGRTWVTRRGVHVDRIACSWLIRRFIDPQARFRFVDAKTHQPAPGELRFDMSDAEFTHEGDRCSFETLLLHSGFAEDPGLSAIAEIIHELDIADGKFGRPETAGVGAMLSGVCAAIDDDIERIARASDALDQFYAFFSDRKSSR; this is translated from the coding sequence GTGAGCAGGCAAGAACCTGCTGCGGCACTGGAGCCGGCGACTCTGATCGGCCGTACCTGGGTCACCCGCCGCGGGGTTCATGTGGATCGTATCGCGTGCTCGTGGTTGATCCGTCGCTTTATCGATCCGCAGGCGAGGTTCCGTTTCGTTGACGCCAAGACGCATCAGCCGGCGCCGGGCGAGCTTCGCTTCGACATGTCGGATGCCGAGTTCACGCACGAGGGTGATCGCTGCAGCTTCGAGACACTCCTCTTGCACTCGGGTTTCGCCGAGGACCCGGGGCTCTCGGCGATCGCCGAGATCATCCACGAGCTCGACATCGCAGACGGCAAATTCGGCCGGCCAGAAACGGCGGGCGTGGGCGCGATGCTCTCCGGCGTATGTGCAGCCATCGACGATGACATCGAGCGTATCGCCCGCGCCAGCGACGCACTGGACCAGTTCTACGCCTTCTTCTCCGATCGAAAGTCGAGCCGATGA
- the chrA gene encoding chromate efflux transporter, which yields MSVTAVHATTGPAAVPDHGITFNEAVRVWARVAALSFGGPAGQIAVMHRILVDEKRWIGEERFLHALNYCMLLPGPEAQQLAAYIGWLLHKTKGGLVAGALFVLPGFLAILALSYIYVLLGHVPLVEGLFFGLKAAVLAVVLQAVVRVGSRALKNNALRAIAAAAFVAIFFLNAPFPLIVLLAGLGGYIGGRAGAAAFKGGAGGHGPAGGEVVHDRETALGEGLPDHARPNLSWSLRISALFLVLWLAPVGLLLAFAGPDSVFTHIATFFSQMAVVTFGGAYAVLGYVAQEAVGTYHWVSPGEMLDGLGLAETTPGPLIMVTQFVGFLAAYRHAGVMDSLVAATLGAVLTTWVTFMPCFLWIFAGGPFIERMRGKRAISAALTAITAAVVGVILNLALWFAIHTLFRSVHEVQVGGGGFSVPVLTSINLPALALATGAAVAVFRFKVGMIRVLFACAVLGAAYVLMA from the coding sequence ATGAGTGTCACCGCCGTTCATGCTACGACCGGGCCGGCAGCGGTGCCGGATCACGGGATCACGTTCAATGAGGCCGTTCGTGTCTGGGCGCGCGTGGCGGCGCTGTCGTTCGGCGGACCAGCGGGCCAGATCGCGGTCATGCACCGTATCCTGGTCGATGAGAAAAGGTGGATCGGAGAGGAGCGCTTCCTTCACGCGCTCAACTATTGCATGCTGCTCCCGGGCCCCGAAGCTCAACAGCTGGCGGCATACATCGGCTGGCTGCTTCACAAGACCAAGGGAGGTCTGGTCGCAGGCGCGCTGTTCGTCCTGCCCGGTTTCCTGGCCATCCTCGCGCTGAGCTACATCTACGTTCTGCTCGGCCATGTGCCGCTCGTGGAGGGCTTGTTCTTCGGGTTGAAGGCGGCGGTTCTTGCGGTCGTGCTCCAGGCGGTCGTTCGGGTCGGCTCGCGCGCGCTTAAAAACAACGCCCTTCGCGCGATCGCGGCGGCGGCATTCGTCGCCATCTTCTTTCTCAACGCGCCGTTCCCGTTGATTGTGCTGCTTGCTGGCCTGGGCGGCTATATCGGCGGACGCGCTGGAGCAGCCGCGTTCAAAGGAGGCGCAGGCGGACATGGTCCCGCCGGAGGCGAGGTCGTGCACGACCGTGAGACCGCACTAGGCGAAGGTCTGCCCGACCACGCGAGACCCAACCTATCCTGGTCGCTGAGGATCTCGGCTCTATTTCTGGTGCTTTGGCTTGCTCCGGTGGGGCTGTTGCTGGCCTTTGCGGGCCCGGACAGCGTGTTCACACATATCGCGACCTTCTTTAGCCAGATGGCGGTCGTTACCTTCGGCGGAGCCTACGCCGTGCTTGGCTACGTGGCACAGGAGGCGGTCGGCACATATCACTGGGTTTCGCCGGGCGAGATGCTGGACGGTTTGGGGCTTGCCGAGACCACTCCGGGCCCGTTGATCATGGTGACTCAGTTCGTCGGCTTCCTTGCTGCTTATCGCCATGCTGGCGTAATGGACTCGCTCGTGGCGGCCACGCTGGGCGCGGTCCTCACGACCTGGGTGACGTTCATGCCCTGCTTCCTATGGATCTTCGCGGGAGGCCCGTTCATCGAGCGCATGCGCGGCAAAAGGGCAATTTCGGCAGCGCTTACTGCGATCACGGCGGCGGTGGTAGGGGTCATCCTCAATCTGGCGCTCTGGTTCGCGATCCACACGCTGTTCCGGAGCGTTCACGAGGTGCAGGTAGGCGGCGGAGGCTTCAGCGTGCCCGTGCTCACGAGCATCAACCTGCCTGCCCTTGCACTGGCGACCGGAGCGGCGGTCGCGGTGTTCCGCTTCAAGGTGGGGATGATCCGAGTCTTGTTCGCCTGCGCCGTTCTCGGCGCCGCTTACGTGCTCATGGCGTGA
- a CDS encoding superoxide dismutase, whose amino-acid sequence MTDFTRRSAVKAFGAGALAVATIDSAAAAAPQPATSPPAFTGNFQPKPLKFDPGKLDGLSERLIKSHWENNYQGSVKTLNAVRTRLSAALADKDAPPAIYGGLKREELHRTGSVVLHEIYFDGLGGNGQVAGSIKDALGAAFGSYATWEAEFRRTGMSLAGGSGWTILTFNQHTGTLSNHWAWDHMHGAAAGLPLLALDMYEHSFHMDYGTQAAKYIDAWFRNVDWEVVDQRYRRAIGASRA is encoded by the coding sequence ATGACGGACTTCACCCGGCGTTCTGCCGTTAAGGCATTTGGAGCAGGCGCGCTGGCGGTGGCGACCATCGACAGCGCAGCGGCAGCGGCCCCACAACCGGCGACGAGCCCCCCGGCATTCACGGGAAACTTCCAGCCCAAGCCTCTGAAATTCGACCCGGGGAAGCTTGATGGCCTATCCGAACGCCTGATCAAGTCTCACTGGGAGAACAACTATCAAGGCTCGGTCAAGACGCTCAACGCCGTGCGCACACGTCTCTCTGCCGCGCTCGCCGACAAGGATGCGCCACCGGCGATCTATGGCGGGCTCAAGCGGGAGGAACTCCATCGCACCGGTTCGGTCGTGCTGCACGAGATCTACTTCGATGGCTTGGGTGGCAATGGCCAGGTCGCTGGATCGATCAAGGACGCGCTCGGAGCGGCTTTCGGATCGTACGCGACTTGGGAAGCTGAGTTCCGCCGCACCGGCATGTCGCTCGCTGGGGGATCTGGTTGGACGATCCTCACCTTCAACCAGCATACAGGCACATTGAGCAACCATTGGGCCTGGGATCACATGCATGGCGCCGCGGCCGGTCTGCCGCTGCTGGCGCTCGATATGTACGAGCATAGCTTCCACATGGACTACGGGACGCAAGCGGCCAAGTACATCGATGCCTGGTTTCGCAATGTAGACTGGGAAGTCGTCGATCAACGGTATCGTCGCGCCATTGGCGCATCGCGCGCCTGA
- the dmeF gene encoding CDF family Co(II)/Ni(II) efflux transporter DmeF, giving the protein MEANAAPLTHDHVFLGAAHDENARRTSWVVVLTAAMMVGEIADGYITGSMALLADEFHMATHAGALSVAAAAYAFAKRHATSAQFSLGTGKVGDLAGFASALVLGLIAYGIGAESVLRLLQPVTVAFGTATWIGVIGVLVNIASAFLLSGGHGHGHGHGHDHGHHHDGHNHGHGAHSSDNNLRSAYIHVLADALTSVLAIAALLAGRYLGWVWMDAAMGIVGAVVIARWSWSLMRETAAILLDTTDAHVAQEVRDLVEGPGDARLTDLHVWRVGPEAHAAIVSVTGISDVESIRERLRPVHELAHLTVETR; this is encoded by the coding sequence ATGGAAGCCAACGCTGCGCCCCTCACACACGACCACGTCTTCCTTGGCGCGGCGCACGACGAGAACGCGCGGCGAACCTCGTGGGTCGTCGTGCTGACAGCCGCGATGATGGTGGGCGAAATCGCGGACGGCTACATCACCGGCTCGATGGCGCTCCTGGCCGACGAATTCCACATGGCAACGCATGCGGGTGCCCTATCGGTAGCGGCCGCCGCCTATGCCTTTGCCAAACGCCATGCAACCAGCGCGCAGTTCAGCTTGGGCACGGGCAAAGTCGGCGACTTGGCGGGCTTCGCGTCGGCGCTGGTCCTGGGTCTCATCGCCTACGGTATTGGGGCGGAGTCGGTGCTGCGCTTGCTTCAGCCCGTCACGGTGGCTTTCGGAACCGCTACGTGGATTGGCGTGATTGGAGTGCTCGTGAACATTGCCAGCGCCTTTTTGCTGAGCGGCGGACATGGCCATGGGCATGGGCACGGACATGATCACGGTCATCACCACGACGGGCACAATCACGGACACGGGGCGCACAGCAGCGACAACAATCTGCGGTCCGCGTACATCCACGTGCTGGCGGATGCCCTTACCTCTGTCCTGGCGATCGCCGCGCTACTTGCCGGCCGCTATCTCGGATGGGTGTGGATGGACGCGGCCATGGGGATTGTCGGCGCGGTGGTGATCGCCCGCTGGTCCTGGAGCCTCATGCGAGAGACCGCTGCGATCCTTCTCGACACCACCGACGCTCACGTCGCTCAGGAGGTACGAGACCTCGTCGAGGGGCCCGGAGACGCTCGGCTGACGGATCTTCATGTCTGGCGCGTCGGCCCCGAGGCCCACGCGGCTATCGTCAGCGTGACCGGCATCAGCGACGTTGAATCGATCCGCGAGCGCCTCCGGCCAGTTCATGAACTGGCTCACCTTACGGTCGAGACGAGGTAA
- a CDS encoding diguanylate cyclase yields MRAVAHVINGLLPCCRTIAVACVLICSSLASVEVAHAGCMDAPTKELRQLAELAGQDPGAVLARTARDAPASLGTMRYSWRQAARAEAYDTLSRPADARRTALRLLKGELSSNNPLRVELLTRFAINGFNKDEIDSAVALVERARQGALRGSAADACLQIALGEMQRMRGAPERAVVYLAEAYRATSDRRLSRQHVIATEKLARVVDWAGDHLQAISLIGEVIDWDQARKRMVALSTDFYFRGVFNLGRGAFQAALTDFNRSRALAPAGVDPVGSAFLDLQTCSALIELRALNRARAACQRAEVVFGRYGELAQAQARLLLARISNLTGEHKKALDLLNGLLAKADALSASSSAPEAFRLRSDVNQQLGRTAAAYRDLNIYVRGIERQRASEQMKQNAVLRARLDADRAVARNEELRQKLDLSATRERERAKRESILAGAAFIGLLLVLIILGMSFYHRRKLTRIANTDPLTGLLNRRFVSEHESLLVSTHTKTGDSLALAIVDIDHFKAINDTYGHDGGDQVLVAFADVARGALRKDDVIARWGGEEFLVIFPRASEAEAVGALFRVKDALAAGVSTAGGVVPVKFSVGIVCCRTAERLHTLVQRADEALYRAKAGGRDRIEIAELCSRPVTAKDTLLLADDRRIGAAA; encoded by the coding sequence ATGCGAGCCGTTGCCCATGTCATCAACGGATTGCTCCCGTGCTGCCGCACAATTGCGGTCGCCTGTGTGCTGATCTGCTCCTCACTGGCGAGCGTAGAGGTTGCGCATGCCGGCTGCATGGACGCTCCTACGAAGGAGCTGCGCCAGTTGGCTGAGTTGGCCGGTCAAGACCCAGGAGCGGTGCTTGCCAGAACCGCGAGGGACGCTCCGGCTTCGTTGGGGACCATGCGGTATAGCTGGCGCCAAGCGGCGCGGGCTGAGGCCTACGACACCTTGTCGCGCCCTGCAGACGCAAGACGAACGGCGCTGCGCCTGCTGAAAGGCGAACTGAGCTCAAACAACCCGCTGCGTGTCGAACTGCTCACCCGCTTTGCAATCAATGGCTTCAACAAAGACGAGATCGACAGCGCTGTAGCGCTTGTCGAAAGGGCCCGGCAAGGTGCCCTACGAGGATCCGCCGCTGACGCATGTCTGCAGATCGCACTTGGTGAGATGCAGCGGATGCGCGGAGCTCCGGAGCGCGCCGTCGTCTACCTGGCCGAGGCGTATCGGGCGACTTCTGATCGACGTCTCAGCCGGCAGCACGTCATAGCGACCGAGAAGCTCGCACGCGTGGTGGACTGGGCAGGCGATCATCTGCAAGCCATCTCCTTGATCGGTGAAGTTATCGATTGGGATCAGGCACGCAAGCGGATGGTAGCACTGTCGACCGACTTCTACTTTCGCGGCGTGTTTAACCTCGGGCGCGGTGCATTTCAGGCCGCTCTTACAGACTTCAACCGGTCGCGCGCGCTTGCGCCTGCAGGCGTCGATCCGGTCGGCTCTGCTTTCCTCGATCTCCAGACTTGCTCAGCGCTCATTGAGCTGCGGGCCCTCAATCGCGCCAGGGCTGCGTGCCAGCGAGCCGAAGTGGTTTTCGGCCGTTACGGCGAGCTCGCACAGGCGCAAGCACGCCTGCTTCTCGCGCGCATCTCCAATCTGACCGGCGAGCACAAGAAGGCGCTCGATCTTCTGAACGGCCTTCTCGCCAAGGCGGACGCTCTCTCAGCCTCCAGCTCTGCTCCAGAGGCGTTTCGCCTGCGATCCGATGTGAACCAACAGCTTGGGAGGACGGCAGCCGCATATCGCGACCTTAACATCTATGTGCGTGGCATCGAGCGGCAACGCGCGTCCGAACAGATGAAGCAGAATGCTGTACTGCGCGCTAGACTCGACGCGGACCGAGCGGTGGCGCGCAACGAGGAGCTGCGGCAGAAACTTGACCTTTCTGCCACAAGGGAGCGTGAGCGCGCCAAGCGCGAGTCCATCCTGGCCGGGGCCGCATTCATCGGCCTGCTGCTTGTCCTCATCATCCTGGGCATGAGCTTCTACCATCGGCGTAAGCTGACAAGGATCGCGAACACTGACCCGTTGACCGGCTTGTTGAACCGGCGCTTCGTCAGCGAGCATGAGAGCCTCCTTGTGTCCACCCACACCAAGACCGGAGACTCGCTCGCCCTTGCAATCGTCGACATTGATCACTTCAAGGCCATTAACGACACCTATGGACACGATGGCGGCGACCAGGTGCTGGTGGCCTTCGCCGACGTCGCCCGTGGTGCTCTGCGCAAGGACGACGTGATTGCGCGCTGGGGTGGCGAAGAGTTCCTGGTCATCTTCCCGCGCGCATCCGAGGCCGAGGCCGTTGGCGCGCTGTTCAGGGTAAAGGACGCACTGGCAGCCGGGGTGAGCACCGCTGGAGGTGTTGTACCTGTGAAGTTCAGCGTTGGCATCGTCTGCTGCAGGACGGCCGAACGGCTGCACACGCTCGTACAGCGGGCTGACGAAGCGCTCTATCGGGCGAAGGCAGGCGGCCGAGACCGCATCGAGATTGCCGAGCTGTGCTCCCGCCCGGTAACTGCGAAAGACACACTCCTACTCGCCGACGACCGCCGGATCGGAGCGGCGGCGTAA
- a CDS encoding serine hydrolase — protein MRILKTAGLVLLFSSPADAQVVAQPSAGTYQWAIAAGYKAAFYCSGIFNAGRTPAQIDADELTGIYPEYDKIVPTLKAAVDHHTRNVAVSFDPQMPPRYAMWTNKRGCVTLPIGSTAPSAGRFASAPSIAAADPRHWPQGDAGIAPHPSPKLARTVGAAFGNAYGVGAKTAGVIVLKDGRVVAERYGSGFGPFVSNRTWSVGKSIAGTLIGLAGASPLDAPASVPQWKPGDPRRAITYDNLLRMASGLHSETAGNRTDDIYFGGSTVDDQVVSWQLEAQPGSRFRYANNDILLAVYATRQAIGEEPYRSLPDSLFGPLGMSHTVAETDWHGNYILSSQVWSTARDLARLGLFWPQDGVWAGKRLLPQGWMRIMTAPTGPQPPSGPGYGATMWLFGPEEGLPQGSFAAQGNRGQYVMVIPSERLVVVRRGEDPSTARFDIARFAADVSKALK, from the coding sequence ATGCGGATCCTGAAGACAGCCGGCCTCGTTCTCCTTTTTTCGTCCCCCGCAGACGCGCAGGTTGTCGCGCAGCCCTCAGCAGGTACCTACCAGTGGGCGATAGCAGCCGGTTACAAGGCGGCGTTCTACTGTTCCGGCATCTTCAACGCCGGGCGCACCCCTGCGCAGATCGACGCTGACGAGCTGACCGGCATTTACCCCGAGTACGACAAGATCGTGCCGACCCTGAAAGCCGCCGTCGATCATCATACCCGCAACGTTGCAGTGTCGTTCGATCCACAGATGCCCCCTCGCTATGCGATGTGGACCAACAAGCGTGGCTGCGTGACCCTGCCGATCGGCAGCACAGCACCCAGTGCCGGCAGGTTTGCCTCGGCGCCCTCGATCGCGGCAGCGGATCCTCGTCACTGGCCGCAGGGTGATGCTGGCATAGCACCGCACCCTTCCCCCAAGCTGGCCAGAACCGTTGGCGCGGCGTTCGGGAACGCATATGGCGTGGGCGCGAAGACAGCAGGCGTGATCGTATTGAAGGACGGCCGAGTTGTTGCCGAGCGGTACGGCAGCGGCTTTGGACCGTTCGTGTCCAATCGCACATGGTCGGTGGGCAAGTCGATTGCCGGCACGCTCATCGGCCTCGCTGGCGCAAGCCCGCTAGATGCACCCGCATCCGTGCCGCAGTGGAAGCCCGGCGACCCACGGCGGGCGATCACGTACGACAACCTTCTGCGTATGGCATCAGGGCTGCATAGCGAAACCGCCGGTAACCGCACGGATGACATCTACTTCGGTGGCAGTACCGTCGATGACCAGGTCGTATCTTGGCAATTGGAGGCCCAGCCCGGCAGCCGTTTCCGCTATGCCAACAACGACATCCTGTTGGCTGTCTATGCCACACGACAGGCAATCGGCGAGGAACCGTACCGGTCGCTGCCAGACAGCTTGTTCGGCCCGCTCGGGATGTCGCACACGGTTGCCGAAACGGACTGGCATGGCAATTACATCCTCTCCAGTCAGGTCTGGTCGACAGCGCGAGACTTGGCGAGACTGGGACTGTTCTGGCCGCAGGACGGAGTCTGGGCAGGCAAGCGGCTATTGCCGCAAGGATGGATGCGCATCATGACCGCACCCACCGGACCGCAGCCGCCTAGCGGGCCAGGCTATGGCGCGACGATGTGGCTGTTCGGTCCTGAAGAAGGGCTGCCTCAAGGCAGCTTCGCCGCACAAGGCAACCGCGGACAGTACGTCATGGTCATTCCGTCTGAACGTCTGGTAGTAGTCCGGCGCGGCGAAGATCCCAGCACGGCTCGGTTCGACATCGCCCGCTTTGCCGCGGACGTTTCAAAGGCGCTGAAGTAG
- a CDS encoding NUDIX domain-containing protein, giving the protein MAEVIEVTQAILVDDTGRLLVGLRSHDKVAWPNCWDAIGGKLDKGESPAEALARELNEELGITPTAIASLGSYESPGAGGSSILRRHMFALAEWNGGEPTNVSGEHTDVR; this is encoded by the coding sequence ATGGCTGAAGTGATAGAGGTCACCCAGGCTATCCTGGTAGATGACACCGGACGCCTTCTTGTGGGATTGAGGTCGCATGACAAGGTGGCTTGGCCAAACTGCTGGGACGCAATCGGCGGCAAGCTCGACAAAGGGGAAAGCCCTGCCGAAGCTTTAGCCAGGGAACTGAACGAGGAGTTGGGGATCACTCCGACCGCTATAGCCTCGCTCGGATCGTACGAGAGTCCTGGTGCGGGAGGTAGCTCGATTTTGCGCCGGCATATGTTCGCTCTCGCCGAATGGAACGGCGGTGAGCCCACCAACGTATCTGGGGAGCACACCGACGTGCGGTGA